DNA sequence from the Acidobacteriota bacterium genome:
CTCGGCGGCGCGGGTGCGATCGCCGTTCGCGCGCTTCAGCGCCTCCCTCACGTAGCGCGCCTCGATCTCCCTCGACGCCCTCTCGATCGCCTCGGGGAGCGGAACCGTGAGGTCGGGCGGGGCGGGGGGCGGCTCGACACGCTCGATGGGCGCGAGGTGGAGGTGCTCGGGGAATATCTCGTCGCCGTCGCACAGGATGAGCGAGCGCTCGATGCAGTTCTGCAGCTCGCGGACGTTTCCCGGCCACCGGCACGCCGAGAGCGCCTCCATCGCGGCCGGCGACACCTTCGGCACGCCGCGCCGCTTGAGGTCCTTCGAGAAGCGCGCGACGAAGTGCTCGACCAAAGACGGTATGTCCGAGGCTCGCTCGCGGAGCGGCGGGATCGTCAGCGGCACGACCGAGAGGCGGAAGAAGAGGTCCTCGCGGAACGTCTTGTCGGCGACCGCCCTGTGAAGGTCCTTGTTCGTCGCGGCGATCAGGCGCACGTCCACGGTCAGCGTGGTGACGCCGCCGACCCGCTCGAACGACTTCTCCTGGAGGACGCGCAGCACCTTCGCCTGGACGTTCTGGGACAGCTCGCCGATCTCGTCGAGGAAGAGCGTCCCCTTGTCCGCCATCTCGAACTTCCCCGCCTTCGCGGCGTTGGCGCCGGTGTACGCCCCCTTCTCGTGGCCGAAGAGCTCGTTCTCGAGGAGCGTCTCGGGGATCGCCGCGCAGTTGATGGCGACGAAGGGGCGCCCGGAGCGGGGCGACAGCTCGTGGAGCGCGCGGGCGAAGAGCTCCTTGCCGGTCCCCGACTCGCCGAAGAGGAGCACCGTCGCGGTGGTCGGGGCGACGCGCCGCACCTGCTCGGTGAGCGCCTTCAGCTTGTCGTCGTTCCCCACGATTCTCGGCATGCCGAACCGCTCGGCAAACTCCTCCTTCAGGAGGATGTTCTCGGCGACGAGGCGCCTCTGGCCGGCGGCGCGCTCGATGAGGACGAGAAGGTGCGCCGTGTCGACGGGCTTCGCGAGAAAGTCGAAGGCCCCCTCCTTCATCGCGCGCACGGCGTCCTCGACGGTGCCGAAGGCGGTCATGACGACGACGGGAAGGAGGGGGTCCTCCGCCAGCGCGGACTTCAGGACCAGGTGTCCGTCACCCTTGGGGATCTTGAGGTCGGTGAGGACCATGAGGAACGGCCCGGTCCTGAGCTTCGCCTGCGCCTCGAGGGCGTCGGCGGCCTCCTCGATCTTGAACCCCTCCACCTCGAGGGTCTTCCGGAGGACGGCCCTCAGGCTGTCCTTGTCCTCGACGATCAGGATGCGGTTCAAGGCTCGGGGGTCGTCGCGGAACCCGCGCTCGTCGCGGAGGTCGCGCCGCCCGGGCGCGTGGGAAGGGCTGAGACCTTCGCGAGGTCGGCCCGGAGCGCCGTGAGCTTTTCCACGAGCGCCGCCTTCTCGGCCTGGAGCGCCTGGTAGGCGTCCTTCTGGCTCATCCCCTTCTGCGCGGCGATCTCGTCGGGGGTGAGCTGCGGGGGCGGGAGGTACGGGTTGGCCATGAAGGCAAGGCGCTTGTCGAGATCGACGGCGCGCGCCTCCCCTTCCTTGATGCCGTTCTGGATCTCGGCGAGGCGGCGGGCCTTCTCGTCGGGGGTGAGCGACTCGTCCGGAGCGGCGGCCGTCGCATCGGCCTTCGCGGTGGTGTCGACGTACACGGTCCTGGGGCCCGTGGCCGACGAGTGGTACTTCGAGAGATCGCGGTTGGTGAAGACCTTCGGGGCGTTCGGATCCGCCGGCTTCGCCGCGGCCTTCTTCGACGCGCCGCCCGCCGGCTCCTCGCCGAACGTCACGCTCGCGACGGCGAGCGGCATCGCGAGGAGAATCGCGGCGACGACGAGTGCGGGACGGCGCTCTCTCATGACCGCAAGCCTAGCATCCACGCGCGCCCCCCTCCAAGCGTCACATCTCGCTTTCCCAGAACGACAGCGTCGTCCGCGGGAGGTTGATCTCGGGGGGCGGCCAGCCGCCCTTGATGAGGCGCTCGTCGAAGTAGACGTCGGGGGAGCCGGTCGAGGGGGAGGGCATCCCTCCCTTGGTCACGAGGCTTCCGAAAACCGAGAGGTTCCCGCTCATGTTGAAGGTGCCGGCGATGTAGAGAACCCCCTGGAGGTGGACCTGCCCCGTGAAGGGAATCCCCTGGCTGTCGCGGGCGTTCGGGTCGGTCGTGTACGTGTACGTCACGCCGTTCGTCGACGTCGCCGAGCCCGTCTGCCCCGCCGCGGCGTTACCCGGAGCGCGGACGGTGAAGGCGCCGCCGAGAGACGTCGGGTACGTCAGGTTCACGTACTCGCCGTTCGGATCGGCGATCTTGTCGCCGTTGGCGTCGGTCCACGGCTCGCCCGGCGGGATGATGACCCGGTTCACGCCCGAGCCTGTCCCGGAAGAATCCCAGTGGCCGTTCAGGTAGATGAACCCCGCA
Encoded proteins:
- a CDS encoding sigma-54-dependent Fis family transcriptional regulator, whose protein sequence is MNRILIVEDKDSLRAVLRKTLEVEGFKIEEAADALEAQAKLRTGPFLMVLTDLKIPKGDGHLVLKSALAEDPLLPVVVMTAFGTVEDAVRAMKEGAFDFLAKPVDTAHLLVLIERAAGQRRLVAENILLKEEFAERFGMPRIVGNDDKLKALTEQVRRVAPTTATVLLFGESGTGKELFARALHELSPRSGRPFVAINCAAIPETLLENELFGHEKGAYTGANAAKAGKFEMADKGTLFLDEIGELSQNVQAKVLRVLQEKSFERVGGVTTLTVDVRLIAATNKDLHRAVADKTFREDLFFRLSVVPLTIPPLRERASDIPSLVEHFVARFSKDLKRRGVPKVSPAAMEALSACRWPGNVRELQNCIERSLILCDGDEIFPEHLHLAPIERVEPPPAPPDLTVPLPEAIERASREIEARYVREALKRANGDRTRAAEILRMTPRVLNARIRDLGVG